The Enterobacteriaceae endosymbiont of Plateumaris sericea sequence CACCCCACAACCAAAACAATGATATAATTGCTTTTCTTCACTTACAACAAATGAAGGATGTTTTTCCAAATGAAACGGACAAATACCAAAAAAATTTTTACCTCTTTTTTTTAATTTTATTCTATTTTGTATTAAAAATATAATATTACATTTATGAAGTAAATCATTTATATATGTATGTGGAATATATGTTATCATCGATAAAATATCTATCTTAAATTCATAAAAAATTATTTATATTTAAAATAATTTAAAATTTTTTAATATAAACGAATTCTTTTTAAATTTTCTCTTGTTATTTTTTTAGCATGCCTTTTAGCAGCTGATGCTTTAGCTCTTTTTCTTTCTGTTGTAGGTTTTTCATAAAATTCTCTACGTCTAACTTCAGATAAAATACCTGCTTTTTCACAAGAACGTTTAAATCTTCTTAAAACTAAATCAAATGGTTCATTTTCACGAACTTTAATTACTGGCATTGTCTAATTTCTCTATTATTAATATAAAATTACTAATAATAAATTATATCATAT is a genomic window containing:
- the rpsU gene encoding 30S ribosomal protein S21, which encodes MPVIKVRENEPFDLVLRRFKRSCEKAGILSEVRRREFYEKPTTERKRAKASAAKRHAKKITRENLKRIRLY